AGTGATGCATATTGATTTTCTTATGGCTATCATTTCATGCAtctatgtatatggagagagtgagtgtacatgtacatatatatgagtgagtgtgcatatgtatgcacgCAAACATGGGGTCGTGGTTTTGTTCTCTACATTCTGTGTCTTGCTTTTATCACTAAACAATTTCTTATGGAATGTATCTAAGCCATGCGGTACGTCTTGCTAGAACAATTGATTTAGGGGCGTAGTAGCTTATTTTGTAGCCAGTGTGCCAGACGCTGAGACTGGAAGACTGCTGAGTTCATTgcttgagaccctatctcagaattttaagagctggggctgggaagatgtgtTCAgctgtttagcagttaaaggcatttgtttacaaaacCTACAAGCCTGGCCTGGGCTCAGTGCCTCAGCCACCCACTTACAATCAAGCAGGCATTCCTTTCTAGCAACAAGAGCCCCCGACACCGCTGACCCAAACacgcataaataaataagtggataaataaaaattgttaagtGTTCtccatgggtcttgggaaatagcttagtggtgaaaggcacttgcttgcaaagcttgattgcctgggttcagttctccaggacccaggtaaagccagatgcacaaagtggcaaatgcatttggaattcttttgcaatagcaggaggccctggtatgcccatactctctgtctctctctctcaaataaataaatatattttttttcccctaaggtagggtctcactctaggtctaGCTAGCCTTgcactcagcaatcctcctacctctgctcccaagttctggaatcgaaggtgtgctccaccacatctggataatattattttttaaagctgacaatagctgggtatggtggtacatacctttaatcctagcacttgggaggcagaggtaggaggatcatgtgacaACAGAGGATATCTGACAACAGAGATCAATGATAAAACATTTGTCTAGTGTACACAGGactctgagttcaatttccagtactgaACAAATcttaaattgggcatggtggcacacacttttaatccctgctcttgggaagctgaggtaggaggattgctgtgagttcaaggccagcccaggctacttagtgagttccaagaCAGTCTGAGACAGAATGagattctgctttaaaaaaaaaaaaaaaaggtgggtgtggtgccacatgcctttttaatcccagcactcaggaggccaaggtaggaggatcactgtgagtttgaggtcagcctgagactatagtaaattccagatcagcctgggctagagggagatgcaactttgaaaaaccaaaatggctggagaaatggcttagtggttaaggttcgatttcccagaaactatgtaaaaccagatgtacaaggtggcctatgcatctggagttttattgcagtcgcctatagaggccctggtgtgcccattcactctccctctatctgccttttttggaagtaaaaattaatatataaaatatttttaaaaatttaatgactGCATAGTATTCACTCTAtagatgtcctctctctctcttttttagtctcagggtggccttgaattagtggtgatcctcctacctctgtctcccaagtgctgggattaaaggcatttgccacgaccagctacttttttttttttttttttttcattttggtttttagaggttgggtctcactctagcccaggttgacctggaattcattctgtagtctcaaggtggtaccaaactcacatcaattctgctacctctgcctcctgagtgctggaattaaaggtgtgcaccaccacacaactGCCTAGATGTCATCTCTTATTTAGTCCCTCAATGggcattttttgctttttttgaggtagggtctcactctagcccaggctgacctgcaattcactatgtagtctcaggctggccttgaactcacagcaatcctcttatctctgcctccccagtgctgggattaaagacatgctccactaTACCCGGCTTTAGTGGATCTTTGATTCCCCACTGCAAGTAATGAAGCAGCAGACAGCCATAAGCTAGAATTCCTGGTCCTATAGAATTGATCCCAGGACTGAAGGATCTCATCTTGATTGAATAATTGATGGTTGAAAGGGACATATTGGCCACCCCATAGCTCATACCTCATGCTACATAGCACAATTTACCTTCCACTTTCAGTTCCATTGCTGTCTCCTCTTGGTAAGAATGATCTCGAAAGAAACAGGTGAATCCTCCTTCATCCGAGAACCTGACATTTCGGATCCTCAGGGTCACCTTTCCTTCACCAATAGTTTCTTTCAGCAGCTCTGTCCGGCCTCGATATTCAGGTGCCTGTTCTGCATCTTGATCTTTGCCATTTCGGTAAAGATGAACCACCCTAGAGAAGGGAGGACGGTACCATCCCACCTCCATGCCAGTGGCATTCTTGGCAGGAGATATGCGACATGGCAATTCCGCTTCATCCCCAACCAGAGCCCGGATGGGGTGTCCTGGTCCTATCACTCTGAACTGTCCTGTCCAAGACACCAAGAAGAAACTGAGGGTCAGAAGGGTCCTTGACAAGTGCACCATATGAAGGCTTACTTCAAAACAGGGGAAAGGGaggttgtttaattttattttttttaatttttaaaaattttattttgatttatttatttgagagagactgatagagagaatgggcatgccagagcctccaactgctgccaacaaacttcagacacatgctccaccttgtgcatctggcttatgtgggtcctggggaattgaacctggatcctttggctttgcaggcaaatgccttaaccactaacccatctcgccagcctttatttgtttttgaaacagagttCTCTCAGTAGTCCTCTTGCCTACACCTCCCAACTACTAGGATTATAGATATTTTCTGCCATATACAGCCTAGgacattcaatttttatttatttttgggtttttgtgatagggtctcactgtagcccaggttggcttaaaattcactatgtagtctcagggtggcctcaaactcatggccatcctcctacctctgcctcccaagggctgggtttaaagggatgtgccaccatgcccagctaacactCAATTTTTAAATGGAATTAAAAAATGTTGGTgtaaagctgaagagatggcttagcagttaaggcacatacctgtgaagcctaaggacccaggttcgattctccaagtcccatgtaaaccagatgcacatggtggcatatgcatctggaattcgtttgcagtggctagaggccctggcgtgcccattctcattctctatctctccctctatctctagtaaataaataaaaataaataaataaatgttggtggagttaaaattgtttttaacttAACTTTcagcatatatgcatatatgtgtgtgtgtgtgtgtgtgtgtgtgtgtgtgtgtgtgtgtgtgtatcccctAGTTAAAGAGGTGGGACTCTGGCTTTAGTTTAACTCAAACACTGATTGAGATTTACCAAAAACAAGTATTTGATCTAACATGCAAAACACCTCTCATTTAACTCTGACAGCAACTCTAAGAGGTTATTATTTTGTCCCTATTTGAGAGGTGAAAAAGCAAAGCTAGGGCTGAGGACATAGCTCAATGTTAGGGCCTGTGCTTAGCttacacaaggccctgggcttgatccccagtaCTATGGGTGCGTGTGTTTTGGGGTGGTGTGTGTGGAATTTGGATTCTGTTCTTCAAGGAACAAGGAAGTTTTCTGAGAAGGGAAACTATGTCTGCAAATCTAGGTGTAGAAAGAAAATTCATACAACTATTTGAGGATGCTTGAAAGTGAGTGCAGGAAATTCCTCTTTCTGCTCTTAGATCTCTGCAAGATAGCATAAAAGACAGCTTACCTGCATAGCTAGAAGacagctggaggaggaggaggaaggacagcagGAAGCTGTGCACAACGGAGCTCCACAAGGTGGCCATCTCCACAGTTACTGGGGACAGAGTCCCCAGGGCTGGGTTAAGCCAAGCATAGGCCCTTGGGCTGCATGTTCCCTACCCTAAGTAGCTCGAAGGGAGGATCTGGGAGGGCACTTCTGCCTGTGCTCTGCCACAGCTGTGACCTTAGGAACAGCCCCACGTCACCCTTGCCAGGCACTTACACAAAAGGGCTACAGACCCATGGATGACCAGGGTTTGCCTTCCCCACCCCCTCAAAGCAATGGAGCAGTGGCTGCCTGGTACTGGACTTTTCTCCCTTTCCCAAGGCCCAGGGACCTAGACTCAGGGAAGGCACATTGGGACTGGTCAGTGAGGGATTAGAGGGGCTTGTTTGTGGAGTCTGTAAGCTTCCTTCATTCCTCTCGCTGCTAAAAACTAGCCAGTGGAGAGTGACTattgtggtttctttcttttttcttcttggttttcactctggcccaggctgacctggaattcactgtgtagtctcagagtggccaggaactcacgggatccttctatctctgcttcccacctttgcctcccaagtgctggaattaaaggcatgtgctagagTCTTTTGGCTATAGCAATTTGTCCTTGAGAACAATGGAGTCTTTCCTGGTGCttgtgtgggctttttttttttgtttttaaacttttatttgagagagaaagaagagaagagaagagagacagagagagagagaggcgcattagggcctctagccactgcaaatgaactccagatgcatttgccaccctgagcatctggcttacttggatcctagGGCAGAAGTTCGGTGCTAGATGCTCATGATCATACACAATTTCCACCGAATTAGTGGCCTTCAGGTTATTGTGGATGAAATCCATGGACCACAGAGGGTGAGGCTTaataagattttattatagagtttaAGAGAATGAAAGGACACAcgggagccatagactgttactagaaaattttcagtgtcagggatgggatactttcagtgagttgttggccagggaggtccctgatgcccccaaacattacaggccattgccgagtcccttggtttcccaccagaaatagatgttaagactctattgctaaagactccacatacttgggttgcaaggtcactgagaaaccctgctggagctgagctgaaaacctcctccatgtacaccagctgaccgaaggctggaaaaagccacatcacacacatttcaatgggagagaaagaaatcaccagtgaagatagccaatagtggtcactgcaagccttatatttggccagccaggccaaatgaaccaatgtgtgtaatagtggcacgtctgttatggggaaaaccaactgccctctaatttgactggaggcctgctccatgggagggaatacatccgtgatactgaaaatctactacaggggtagtcatgagccctaggaatgtaacatctgttactgtctggctaaaagtactTACTGTGCTCACCTaactgcccagtaaccacttctctcaacgttcatacccatatattactgctactctcactttggttagagaagcttctcttttcagatggcagtgaccttgggacgactcagaaggcaccatggtgctaagaagtgacagaggagtgctcaacactgaaatatctctatcacatcttccatggctccgggtccattgcggaagatgtggcagaaagaatgtaagagccaaaggaaaggtaggactccttacaacgtgctccccccagatacaaaatggactggatatccatgacctcagagtgcctgacactacctacacaagaccatcataataggaagaaaagatgatgacaccaaaataaaagagagactgattgagagggggaggggatatgatggagagtggagtttcaaaggggaaagtgggaggagagatagaattaccatgggatattgtttataattatggaagttttcaataaaaaatattttgaaaaaaatccaggcgtggtagcacatgcctttaatcccagcactcaggaggcagaggtaggaggatcgctgtgagttcgaggccacctgagaatccttagtgaattccaggtcagcctgggctacagtgagaccctacctcaaaaaaaaaaaaatatatatatatatatacatacatacatatatatatatatatatatatatatatatatatatatatatatatatatatacgttttgaaaaaattaaaagaaaaagaaatgaaaggaggcAAAGCTCCTGTACAGCAGGAGGAGTTCCCAAAAAAGGGGAATTTAGGAAAGAAATTAAAGCATAAAACTCCCAAATTGGGAGGGTTATGAGCAGGTAATCCACATGGTGACCTGGATCAGAGTTTCTTGTAACCTTGGAGATGTAAATTAGGCATTGAGTTGGAGTGAACTTTATTGGTTGTTTAGATGGATATAGAAGACTTTGATTGGTTGATGGGTTAGGGAGAACACAGACTTAAAATAGTAGGctttggtttggagagatgggtcagtggttaaggtattttacctgtaaagcccaaggacacaggttcagttccccagtgcccacataaagccaaatgcacaaagtggcacgtgcatctggagtttgtttatagcagcttgaaggccctggcatgccatttctgtctcttctctctctctctttctctctctctctctttctgcttgcatataaattatatatattttaaaggctttactgagcggggcatggtggcacacacctttaatcacagcatttgggaggctgaggtaggaggatcaccatgagttcaaggctgccctgagactatatagtaaaattcctggtcaccctggctagagtgaaaccctacctcaaaaataaataaataaataaataaacaaataaataaataaataaaataaaataaaataaaataaaataaaataaaaatgtactgtgAAATGGGAGgggaagcagcagcagctctcTGGTCCCtacccaaagagagagagagagtggtaaaGCATTACCATTTCCCTCCAGGACATCCGCAAGGCCATTAGAGGAATATATAATAGGCTTTATTAAACAGAATTCAGAGATACAGTACAGGCAAAGACATGAGATAAGAGAGAAAGCATCTATTAACATGGGTGGGAGCCCACAAAAGTGGGAACTCACGTGAGGGCCAAATTCAGAGGGTTAGAGTACGCTCTGGCTGTCTCCATCCATAATTAAGTGTGTCCCAGGGGCATTTCTGTTCCCTGTGGCTGCTGTGCGCTGGAGTTGATgaagcactgtgagtttgtgggCAGGTCCTTCCTCTTTCTGCTGTTCTGGAATTCTTCAGGACTTGAATTAGTACTAACTTCAGTGTGTTTGGATGACTGGTTGATTgtgagaatgaaaagaaaactctTTATGACACAGAAGTTAGAATTGGAGACATACCTGGGAAATAATTGTCCCGTCACCAGGATGCTGACTTTCAACTATGGGTTTTCTTACCCTGTCATTTCCTGTGGAATCAATAAATTTATGTTCCAAGGAAATGATGTTTTCATATTATCTGAAATCAATTACAGACCAATGTTGGATATCACCTATATATTCCAGGTGGTTTGCTTTGTGAATCTGTCAATACCTGGAGTGAAAGCCCTCAAGTAACAAAAGAAGGACCACAACCACCAACTTTTTCACAAAGTAA
Above is a window of Jaculus jaculus isolate mJacJac1 chromosome 8, mJacJac1.mat.Y.cur, whole genome shotgun sequence DNA encoding:
- the Mog gene encoding myelin-oligodendrocyte glycoprotein; the encoded protein is MATLWSSVVHSFLLSFLLLLQLSSSYAGQFRVIGPGHPIRALVGDEAELPCRISPAKNATGMEVGWYRPPFSRVVHLYRNGKDQDAEQAPEYRGRTELLKETIGEGKVTLRIRNVRFSDEGGFTCFFRDHSYQEETAMELKVEDPFYWINPGVLVLIAVLPVLLLQITVGLVYLFLQHRLRGKLRAEIENLHRTFDRHFLRVPCWKITLFVIVPVLGPLVALIICYNWLHRRLAGQFLEELSNIHYSTITT